AAACTGTTTGAAGTATACAATTGGCCTGGAAACATCAGGGAGCTGGAGAATGTGCTGCAGCGTGCAGCCGTCATTTGTGAGAACGATCTTATTACCATCCATGATATTCCCAGTACCATCGTGAATTACCAACCAAATGATTTTTCCCACAACCAAACCCAGCAAGATGGATTCTCCCTCGAGGAAGGAAAACGCGAGAAGTTGATCCAGATTCTCCAGAAAACGAATGGAAATGTACGAGAGGTCTCCACCCTGCTCAGGATTTCCAGGGGAACGGTCTACAACATGCTGAACCGCTATAACATTGACTTGCAAGCCTTCAGAAAAGGCTATATCGACTCATAATAAATATCCAAGAAGGAGCAACCCTATGCATGAAGCACTGTTTGAACAAATCCATACGATCGGCCTGGTACCGGTGGTGAAGATCGATGATGCCAGCAAGGCCGAGGGCCTTGCAGGAGCCCTGATCGCAGGCGGCCTGCCCTGTGCAGAGGTCACCTTCCGCACCCAAGCGGCAGAGGAGTCGATCAAGCGCATCACAAAGGCCTACCCCGAGATGCTCGTGGGAGCAGGCACGGTGACCAACCTCGAGTATGCAAAGAAGGCAGTGGCAGCCGGGGCCAAGTTCCTCGTCTCCCCGGGCTTCAACCCCACCGTCGTGGACTGGGCACTGGAGAACAACATCCCCATCGTCCCGGGTGTCTGCACACCCAGCGACATCGAGGCTGGCATCAGCCGTGGGCTTACCACCCTCAAGTTCTTCCCCGCCGAGGTGAGTGGGGGCGTGGACATGCTCAAGAACTTTGCAGGGCCCTTCCCCGACCTCCTCTTCATGCCCACCGGCGGCATCAGCACCAAGAACCTTGCCAGCTATGCCCGGCAGCCCAACGTCCTGGCAGTAGGCGGATCGTGGATGGTCAAGGCCGACCTCATCGAGGCGGAGGACTGGCAGGCGATAGAGGACCTGAGCAGGGAGGCGGTGCGTACCCTCCAGGGACTGGAGTTCGCACACATGGGCATCAACAACCAGGATGCAGCAGAGGCCGAGAAGACCATCAAGGGACTGGAGGCACTGGGCATGGTAAAAAAGAGTGGCAGCAGTTCCACCTTCCTGGACACCACCATCGAGGTGTTGCCCAAGCAGTACCTGGGGAAGATGGGCCACATCGGATTCAGGTGCTTCTCCATCGAGCGCACCCTCTCCTACCTCTCCCAGTTCGGCTTCTCCGTGAACGAGGAGACCATCGCACACGATGCAAAGGGCAAGATCAAGGTATGTTACCTTGAGCAGGAGCTCAGCGGATTCGCCGTTCACCTGATCAAGGTATAACCATTCAACCTACACAGTAGTCACAATCATGGCCTTCAAGGATATCAAGAAGATTCTGGGAGGCCATGAGACTCATATTGCTTGATGCCTCATATGTTGCTGCTCCTGCATGGGGAGTCAGGATACAGGAAGGCAAGGCTGC
The sequence above is drawn from the uncultured Sphaerochaeta sp. genome and encodes:
- the eda gene encoding bifunctional 4-hydroxy-2-oxoglutarate aldolase/2-dehydro-3-deoxy-phosphogluconate aldolase; translation: MHEALFEQIHTIGLVPVVKIDDASKAEGLAGALIAGGLPCAEVTFRTQAAEESIKRITKAYPEMLVGAGTVTNLEYAKKAVAAGAKFLVSPGFNPTVVDWALENNIPIVPGVCTPSDIEAGISRGLTTLKFFPAEVSGGVDMLKNFAGPFPDLLFMPTGGISTKNLASYARQPNVLAVGGSWMVKADLIEAEDWQAIEDLSREAVRTLQGLEFAHMGINNQDAAEAEKTIKGLEALGMVKKSGSSSTFLDTTIEVLPKQYLGKMGHIGFRCFSIERTLSYLSQFGFSVNEETIAHDAKGKIKVCYLEQELSGFAVHLIKV